Below is a window of Streptomyces sp. NBC_00223 DNA.
CGAGCCGGTCGGCGACGAGAAGTACGACCTGATCGTGTCCAACCCGCCGTTCGTGATCTCGCCCGGCGGCAGGTTCACCTACCGCGACGGCGGCATGGCGGGCGACGACCTGTGCCGCACCCTCGTCGAGCAGGCCGCGGACCACCTCAACGACGGCGGCCACTGCCAACTGCTCGCCAACTGGCAGCACACCGAGGGCCAGGACTGGCGCGAACGCGTCTCCTCCTGGGTGCCCGCCGGCTGCGACGCCTGGATCGTGCAGCGCGAGGTGCAGGACGTGGCCCAGTACGCGGAGCTGTGGCTGCGCGACGGCGGCGACCACCGCGCGGACCCGGCCGAGTACGCCGAGCGGTACGACGCCTGGCTGGAGGAGTTCGCGCGCCGCGGGGTCGACGGGATCGGCTTCGGCTGGATCACCCTGCGCAAGTCCGGCAGCGGGAGGCCCGTGGTCAGCGCCGAGGAGTGGCCGCACCCGGTGGAGCAGCCGCTCGGCCCGACCATCGCGGACTGGTTCGACCGGCAGGACTTCCTGCGGGCCCACGACGACGCCGCGCTGCTCGGCTCGCGCTTCCGGCTCGCGCCGGACGTCGTGCAGGAGCAGGTCGGGCTGCCGGGCGCGGAGGACCCGGAGCACGTGGTGCTGCGGTCGGCGCGCGGGATGCGGCGGGCCACGAAGGTCGACACGGTCGGCGCGGGCTTCGCGGGCGTCTGCGACGGCACGCTGCCGGCCGGCCGGATCGTGGACGCGATCGCCCAACTGCTCGGAGAGGACCCGGTGGTGCTGCGCGACCGCACTCCGGACTCGATCCGGCTGCTGGTCGGGCAGGGCTTCCTCGACCCGGTGGAGGCGTAGCGAGCCGCGTGCGGCCGACCCGGCGCCCCCGGATCAGCGCAGATTGCGCACGACGGCCCACACCACGGCCGTGCTCAGCAGCATGGTCTGCGCCCGCGGGCTCATCACTGGCCTCCAGCGCCGTCCGCGCAGCCCCTCGAACAGCCAGCGCCCGCACGCCCACAGCGCGAGCGGCGAGACCAGCAGCATCAGCGCGTTGTCGTGGAAGGCCCGCGAGGGGTCGCCGTGCATCAGGTCGTAGACGAGCCGGGTGCCGCCGCAGGCCGGGCAGAGCAGGCCGGTGGCCCAGTTGAACGGGCAGCGCGGCAGCCAGTGGCCGCTCTCGTGCGGGTCGGTGCCGTAGAGGTAGACGGCCCCGGCCACGGCCGCCGCGAGCGCGCCC
It encodes the following:
- a CDS encoding DUF2752 domain-containing protein, which produces MTPYDAPRPPAGAPSAGGRPAGRLRHPAVAPLGALAAAVAGAVYLYGTDPHESGHWLPRCPFNWATGLLCPACGGTRLVYDLMHGDPSRAFHDNALMLLVSPLALWACGRWLFEGLRGRRWRPVMSPRAQTMLLSTAVVWAVVRNLR
- a CDS encoding DUF7059 domain-containing protein, with the translated sequence MAGVSTPLLPAPDSTPSLRDDLRDADFTADGCLDLLGAVGYAALSRAETVPALRATRGASPLETLVRLFLLQRPVPYDRARAALRNLEHHEADGWLVRDGDEVRATVDVRPYAGDGGADWWIVSDLGCAVGGAGGIGSAPGVPRADLVLGVGGASTTLAGLTVRTPVGSALDLGTGSGVQALHASRHATRVTATDVNPRALHFARLTLALSGAQKPDLRQGSLFEPVGDEKYDLIVSNPPFVISPGGRFTYRDGGMAGDDLCRTLVEQAADHLNDGGHCQLLANWQHTEGQDWRERVSSWVPAGCDAWIVQREVQDVAQYAELWLRDGGDHRADPAEYAERYDAWLEEFARRGVDGIGFGWITLRKSGSGRPVVSAEEWPHPVEQPLGPTIADWFDRQDFLRAHDDAALLGSRFRLAPDVVQEQVGLPGAEDPEHVVLRSARGMRRATKVDTVGAGFAGVCDGTLPAGRIVDAIAQLLGEDPVVLRDRTPDSIRLLVGQGFLDPVEA